The Commensalibacter nepenthis genome has a window encoding:
- the mtaB gene encoding tRNA (N(6)-L-threonylcarbamoyladenosine(37)-C(2))-methylthiotransferase MtaB produces MSDKTPQKPEILTFGCRLNRYESEVMGQYADGLGDVVVVNTCAVTAEAERQARQAIRRLNRQDDQKRIVVTGCAAQLNPQKWSELPGVVQVLGNEDKLQAENWTNEAIASGHQVSDIMSVKQTAAQVVTEFTGRTRAFVQVQQGCDHRCTFCVIPFGRGPSRSVTISGVIDQARALVEKDYKEVVLTGVDIASWKSDQDDQLALGDLCKAVLKTVPGLQRLRLSSIDPIGFDETLWELLATEPRLMPHLHLSVQAGSDMILKRMKRRHLTADVDQLVQKLRSVRPDIGLSVDIIAGFPTEDDGYFQETYDFLKAQAFPYLHVFPYSERKDTPAAQMPAVAVTVRKERAAKLRELGVHSSTIFHESLIGKEVHILMETPDRGHSEQFAFATLQGELATPGEIISAHVISGNSDGIIVERR; encoded by the coding sequence ATGAGCGATAAGACACCGCAAAAACCTGAAATTCTGACCTTTGGCTGTCGTTTAAACCGTTATGAAAGTGAAGTAATGGGACAGTACGCAGACGGGTTGGGGGATGTTGTTGTTGTGAATACGTGTGCGGTAACTGCCGAGGCAGAACGCCAAGCACGACAAGCCATTCGACGTTTAAATCGTCAAGATGACCAAAAGCGCATTGTGGTCACAGGATGTGCTGCACAATTAAACCCTCAAAAATGGTCAGAGCTTCCTGGTGTGGTTCAGGTCTTGGGGAATGAAGATAAATTACAGGCAGAAAATTGGACAAATGAGGCAATTGCTTCAGGTCATCAAGTATCCGATATTATGTCTGTTAAACAAACAGCTGCTCAAGTTGTCACTGAATTTACAGGCAGAACAAGGGCTTTTGTGCAAGTTCAACAAGGATGCGATCATCGTTGTACTTTTTGTGTGATTCCTTTTGGTCGTGGACCTTCACGTTCTGTTACGATTTCAGGTGTTATCGATCAAGCCAGAGCGTTGGTTGAGAAAGATTATAAAGAAGTTGTCTTAACTGGGGTTGATATTGCCTCTTGGAAAAGTGATCAAGACGATCAATTGGCTCTGGGGGATTTATGTAAGGCTGTTTTAAAAACCGTGCCAGGGTTACAACGGTTAAGGTTATCCTCAATTGATCCTATTGGTTTTGATGAGACATTATGGGAATTGTTGGCAACAGAGCCTCGATTAATGCCTCATTTGCATTTATCTGTTCAAGCAGGATCAGATATGATTTTAAAACGCATGAAACGTCGTCATCTGACCGCAGATGTGGATCAGTTGGTTCAAAAATTACGCTCTGTCCGTCCTGATATTGGCTTAAGCGTAGATATTATTGCAGGGTTTCCAACCGAAGATGATGGTTATTTCCAAGAAACCTATGATTTCTTAAAAGCACAAGCCTTTCCTTATTTACACGTGTTCCCCTATAGCGAGCGTAAAGATACGCCAGCAGCACAAATGCCCGCAGTTGCGGTTACTGTGCGTAAGGAAAGAGCGGCAAAATTAAGAGAATTGGGTGTTCATTCATCAACAATTTTTCATGAATCATTGATTGGTAAAGAAGTTCATATATTAATGGAAACACCAGATCGTGGTCACTCTGAACAGTTTGCGTTTGCAACTTTGCAAGGGGAGTTGGCAACTCCAGGTGAAATAATTTCTGCCCATGTAATTTCGGGCAATTCTGATGGTATCATAGTGGAAAGAAGATAA
- the dapF gene encoding diaminopimelate epimerase — translation MNIPFYKMHGIGNDFVIIDNSIHNIELSERRIKILCDRRYGIGCDQLIVLSKPKDSNADIYVQFFNEGGDEAGACGNGSRCVAGWLHHKYQRKKFILQTNAGLLPVEIIDDHTMKVNMGHPRTKWQEIPLSRDVDTLNLPLSGDPAAVSMGNPHATFFVEDLSTVDPIFSGKMLEKDPLFAEGANIGFVQMLDRQSMRVRVWERGAGLTLACGSGACASVVNAVRRGFADRYCEVKMDGGNLIIEWDEETNNVLMTGAVHFSFTGQFDLGNYPL, via the coding sequence ATGAACATTCCTTTTTATAAAATGCATGGTATTGGCAATGATTTTGTCATTATCGATAATTCTATTCATAATATTGAATTGAGTGAACGTCGAATCAAAATATTATGTGATCGTCGTTATGGGATTGGTTGTGATCAATTAATCGTTCTTTCTAAACCAAAGGACAGCAACGCTGATATTTATGTCCAGTTTTTTAACGAGGGTGGTGATGAAGCTGGTGCATGTGGCAATGGGTCACGTTGTGTTGCTGGCTGGTTGCATCATAAATATCAACGTAAGAAATTTATCTTACAAACGAATGCAGGCTTATTGCCAGTTGAAATCATTGATGACCATACGATGAAAGTCAATATGGGACACCCCAGAACGAAATGGCAAGAAATTCCATTATCTCGTGATGTGGATACATTGAATTTACCTTTATCTGGTGACCCAGCAGCAGTGTCTATGGGAAATCCTCATGCGACATTCTTTGTTGAAGATTTATCAACTGTTGATCCTATATTTTCCGGAAAGATGCTGGAAAAAGATCCTTTGTTTGCCGAAGGTGCGAATATTGGTTTCGTGCAAATGTTGGATCGTCAAAGCATGCGCGTGCGTGTTTGGGAACGTGGGGCTGGATTGACGTTGGCTTGTGGGTCTGGGGCGTGTGCTTCTGTGGTGAATGCCGTGCGTCGTGGGTTTGCTGATCGTTATTGCGAAGTCAAAATGGATGGTGGTAACCTCATTATTGAATGGGATGAAGAAACCAACAATGTGCTTATGACGGGTGCTGTTCATTTTTCATTCACAGGTCAATTTGATTTGGGTAATTATCCTTTATGA
- a CDS encoding class I SAM-dependent methyltransferase gives MNHLKDFHPRSFDIASNESDLQYYTKHSVPPMLDQGGYKAVEALYHTLIQESDTILDLMCGADSHLPTNATYQNLIGIDLNPQALKENTALTRKITQDINDKTDLPLKDNSVDYLCLCCVFEYLRHPFATLEECLRILKPSGRIIISFTTRFLPLRATALWQALESQDRQGLVKVLLTRAGFTDCDQGEVYPPEDQSVWKDPIYSVVARKA, from the coding sequence ATGAACCACTTAAAAGATTTTCATCCGCGATCTTTCGACATTGCAAGCAACGAAAGTGACCTTCAATATTATACAAAGCACTCTGTTCCTCCTATGCTGGATCAAGGTGGTTATAAGGCAGTCGAAGCCTTATATCACACTCTGATACAAGAAAGCGATACTATTCTTGACCTAATGTGTGGTGCGGACAGCCATTTACCAACAAATGCGACCTATCAAAACCTCATTGGTATTGATTTAAATCCGCAAGCATTAAAAGAAAATACTGCCCTAACTCGCAAAATTACACAAGATATTAACGATAAAACAGATCTGCCTTTGAAAGATAATAGCGTTGATTATCTTTGTTTATGCTGTGTATTTGAATATCTGCGTCATCCGTTTGCCACACTAGAGGAATGCTTACGCATCTTAAAACCTAGTGGTCGGATCATTATTTCTTTTACCACCCGATTTTTGCCTTTACGTGCCACGGCTTTGTGGCAAGCGTTAGAGAGTCAAGATCGTCAAGGGTTGGTCAAAGTATTGTTGACCCGCGCAGGCTTTACCGACTGCGACCAAGGTGAAGTCTATCCACCCGAAGATCAAAGCGTGTGGAAAGATCCGATTTATAGTGTGGTGGCGAGGAAAGCTTAA
- a CDS encoding D-lyxose/D-mannose family sugar isomerase, which yields MKRSEINRAIKAMEGMIEKVGFSLPPFCHFTPKDWADKNHEYDEIRDNLLGWDVTDYGKGDFNKIGFSLITLRNGNLKNKKYTKTYAEKLLYLEESQYSPMHFHWNKMEDIINRGGGNVLIRVYNSTKDGELDKVNPVKVHCDGREREVPAGSQVKLTPGESITVYPYMYHDFEIKKGTGPVLLGEVSMCNDDEHDNRFYEEMGRFPKIEEDEAPYRLLCTEYPNAK from the coding sequence ATGAAACGCTCAGAAATTAATCGTGCGATCAAAGCAATGGAAGGAATGATTGAAAAAGTTGGCTTTTCTTTGCCACCATTTTGTCATTTTACCCCCAAAGATTGGGCGGATAAAAACCATGAATATGATGAGATTCGCGATAATTTATTAGGCTGGGATGTCACAGATTATGGCAAAGGGGATTTTAACAAGATTGGCTTTTCATTAATAACATTACGGAATGGTAATTTAAAAAATAAAAAATATACGAAAACATATGCAGAGAAATTACTTTATTTAGAAGAAAGTCAATATTCCCCTATGCATTTCCATTGGAACAAGATGGAAGACATTATTAATCGTGGTGGTGGGAATGTCTTAATTCGTGTGTATAATTCTACCAAAGATGGAGAATTGGATAAAGTCAATCCAGTCAAAGTTCACTGTGATGGTCGTGAAAGAGAAGTTCCAGCAGGTTCTCAGGTCAAATTAACACCAGGGGAAAGCATTACTGTTTATCCTTATATGTATCATGATTTTGAGATTAAAAAAGGAACGGGGCCTGTTTTACTTGGCGAAGTTTCCATGTGTAATGATGATGAACATGATAATCGTTTTTATGAAGAAATGGGGCGTTTTCCAAAAATTGAAGAGGACGAAGCACCTTATCGTTTGTTATGCACAGAATATCCCAACGCTAAATAA